The DNA window GATACGCAGAGGCCCAAGTTTGCAATAACCTGAAATGATTGCAGAAAACCAAAACCAATCATGGTGAAATATTATCAAATGAAGAGCACATGAGTAAAAGGGGAATGGAAAACATTAGAAGCAGAAAAACCTTATCCAAGAAAAGCTTCTCAAGTTCAGTGTGTATAGCTTCTCGAATTGGACGACTTAGCTGAGGAGCAGGCAATGGCAATGTGTGTTCAATCTTGCTAAGATAGAACATTGAGACTGAACAAAtagaagaaaatacaaaaattcatATGGATGAAAAAAAAGGGTGAGACTCTAGGGGAAAAAAACGTATGAAAATGAGAATTTTTCCAATTTATCATCACGGTattaaataaaagtgaaaaaacaaaattcaaaaattacaatTCGAACAGTGAATTCACGAAACACTTGAACCATGTTAGTTGTTAAGTAAACTAACCATGTTACTTGTCAAGTAAACTAAGTTACATTTTTTAACTGATTATAGAAATTTATAAATGATGGAGGTTTCAGCAGCAGAAGAATGATTTCAGGTAAAAAACCTGAAGTGGTGACTTGGACGCTTTGATATCTTGTGGCGGAGCAGACGGCGGCAACGAAGAACTCCTACTGAAGCCAGCTGTAACGAAACCCAATTCAGCGGCGACAAAGGTTTCAGTGAAGTTTTTTTCAGATTGTGGGTTATTGGGCTTGTCTGATGGGCAAGTATTGGGTCATCATGGCCCATTAAAGCACTTGTTGTATAATAATGCATGGCCCAAGACCAAACGGAACACAAATTCATTGTATGAACATAGAATTTGGAATATACAGAAGCATGTTTCCTCCAGAGATTTGCAAGGCTACTTAAGGTTCTGAAAACTGGACTGGTCATCAAACCGCTTTAATTACTGGTTCATTAGTTCAACCGGTCCAACCAATGGTTCAACCAAAAAAatcgttttaaaataaaataataaattataaaggaCCAAAGATAAGGGTACTCCAAGAACTCCTACTAGATGCAACATCATTCAACATTATCACACATTCTCACACACACAAATACAAAGTCTTAACTCAAAGAACAACCACAGCAAGTGACttgaaaagaaaatgtaaaCACAGAACAATCACAAGCATACACAACATGTGAATATTATTATAGCAAACATAATAACAAAATAGCTCTTCTAATGCGTCTCCAAAAATatcccaaataaaaaaaaaaaaactacataaTCTGATCCACTTGATTCAGAAAGTTacatatattagaaaaattaagaatcaactaaaagaaaaagaagaaggccTGGTTGATTCGATTCAATTGCCTGAGATGAAGAATCAAACAGGGTTGAGAAGCTGAGAGTTTAAATGTTAAACCTCAATATTCAAATAACATGActccattattgttattattacacCCTTCTAATGTCACAAActcaatatatattatagtcCGTTGACACTTGTGTATTCACAACTTGGCCTCATCATTCTGATTCATTCCTTAAGTAGAAGAAAAGTCCCAATCAGCTTTCGTTGAAATTTTATCCAGAGAGTTGGGGTTTTGGTTCGGAGTTCATGCCGATGATGATGACGAGAGGGATGAATCCGTGAATCAGTAACATAGGCAGTtcaaattttaacaaagctcatcacaatgattaacaacaacaaaaagcaCTGAAAGAACAGTGAATCAGTAATATAGGCAGTGCAAATTTTAACAAAGCTCGTCACaatgattaacaacaacaaaaagcaCTGAAGGAACAGTGAATCAGTAAGATAGGCagtgcaaatttaaaatttaaaagttatcaatttaaaatttatcatcaaatacaaTCAGTGAGCAAAGGCAATCAATCAAGCTCTGACTGAGCATTCTGTTCTGATTCTGTAACTGGGaagcaacaaattcagcaacaaattcaagttACAGCAACgaatttaacaaattaaatcgCAGCAACCTAGcaatttagcaaattaaaacAACAGCAGCCCAACAATTTAGCAAATGATCAACTTAACAAGTTCAAGAACAGAAAATCAcagcaaaaacaaaaataaattagaagtaatagaagaacaacaaacaacaacacaAGAACAATTAGCAAATTAACAAGTTCACAATTACAGTTAAAATTTACCAGAAGAACACTAATGCAAGTGGAATCATCATGCTAATATGTTTTCTGCAAAGATGCTATTTGTGCAGCTAAAATTTCCTAATTACTAAGATCCAATTATTCTAATTTCACATGCAATCAACTTACTAACTACTAAGTTTCTAAAAGCTAGAAATTATAAAACCAACCAGAAATATGGttaaagcatttcatcaaacatgttgAGTGCCGTAAAATTAAAACGaaataagagaattcaaagcTTAATATCAATGTGATAGAGAAGAGAACATAGCTATTGTAACTTCAATTcagaaaaaaaatccaaatcacTACCAAATCAAATAGTTACTTATTGTAATAGAAATCAGAAGTTGCAGAGTTTGAAGCAGAGCATTGGTGTTGTGTGAGTGTATTGTCTGGTGGCAGGTTTAGGGAACTTACGGCAGCGACAAAAGAGAGCAGTTCGACGGCTAGGTGGAGCCCGCGGGTTGGTCGCAGAGTTTGAAGCAGAGCAACGTGGCTTCCAGACGAACACGAATGCGAACTCGAATGGTGAACGGCGAGTGAACGCGAACGATGAACGCCGAGCGAACGTGAACGGCAAAGAACGCGAACGAAGACAACAGCTGAACGAAGATGCGAACGTGAACGGCAAATAAACGGCGACGGAAGCGCGGGTGAGCAGACAAAGACGACGGACGCCGAGCTCGATGAAGTAGCCGCGATCGGTGACAGCGAACaggggttgaagacttggagcaAGAGGACAGTTAGATAGACGGACGGATGGCGAACTTTGAGTGCGATGGACGGCGGCAGTATGCTACTCCTTGCGGCGGTGGTGTAGGCTTACAGTGCTAGGGTTTTTTGTCTGGGTTTGTGTGATTTCTTTCTGAATGAAAGAAAGAGAGGGAGGATGGGAGAAAGAAACGAAGGAGCTTCCGTTTTGTGTAAACCGGCCAGAATCCGATTCGGTCTGACCGTCCGGTTCTTGGCCGGTTCAACGATTTTTTACGATTTTTTTATCTGCGTTTTACATGTTTGACCGGATCATTATTATTGTCGGTTTGCGGTTGAATCGGTCCGACCGaccgatccgatccgattttTAGAATCAGAACCCCAATCAGTGTTGTGAACAAAGAGGATAACTTATACTGGCCTGGAAGAGAAGACGGTATATATAACATAAAGCGCAGCAGAAGTAGGGAACCTACAATTAAATTGAAGCATTCAACCACCATTAGAAATTCTGCATATTATTCAAAATGAAAGCAATAATTAATAAGATCGGCAAGATAAGTGAATTGATGAGATACTGGGAGCATACGTTGAGTTCAAGAAAAATTTGTGTGATGCCTCGTCGATTATATGCAGTAAATACAGAGTTTGATATGAGCAGCTGCAAGAGGAGAGGGATACGCAAGTTTGAATGTCGGGTCGGGTTCGGTCATGGGCTTCTGTTTTCGGTCTGGGCCACGTTAGTAGCCCGGGTCCCTgaccaaaaaaacaaaaaagatatacaatttttaaatttttgttaagaaTAGAGATATAATATACAGACTTgtcaaaaaaaatctaaaactaacaaaaagaatcaAATGGTTAGATTGCTTTCTTTATAGACAGAAAAGCCTGTAGGaaataaaaatacttacatAACAAATTTATGTGGTATCATATCAACCCtgaatcaacaaaaaaattatttaaggataagttatttttatcaaatgtTCTAGATTTTGcgataattatttttctttttttgacaTTTTTCGTATTTTTGTCGACGCCATTTTGGTGTTTACCAAATACTAAATATTTTCCTTACAAAgccaaaaaaatcaataataaaaaattaataaaaaaattgtaaaaagagTGGGAGAAAAATAGTAAGAATAATCGATATTCAATAGCACGTTGGACGCGTGGGCACCGTGAAGAACAGGCAGCGCGCCAAACCAATGAAACCATTCCCATGCACCAAAATCTCTCTCTATAAATCACTCTCTGAACTCTCggaatttctttcattttcaacCGTTAGCTCCAAACTTTTCCTTCCCTTCTTTTCTCTGCTTCTGAGTTTCTGTTTTCCTTCGGTTCCTTGATCTACATTTTCCCCAAACGTAGATCAGTTTCCGAAAGGAAAATGGAGCTTCGCCGGAGACACGTCGCTGCAGCTGCCGTTGCCGCCGGCGAATCACTCAAAATCCAGAAGCACGCTGGAGACTCGTCAATCTTCCCTCTTTACCTAACCAACGCGGTTTTCTTCGGAGCCTTCTTCTCCGTCGCGTACTTTCTCCTCCACCGCTGGCGCGAGAAGATCCGTACATCGACCCCGCTTCATGTCATAACCGCTGATGAATCCGCTGCAATTGCTTTACTCGTTGCATCTGCCGTGTATCTCTTCAGGTTCTTCGGCATCGGTCTCTCACGCGCTTCCGTTGACGATGATCTCTCTGACGAAGAGATAATCGCCAAGGAGGACGGCCGGACGCCGGGGCCGTGTCCTGCTGCCCTCTCAGAAGAGACGGCTGTAATTCCCTCACCAATTCCGGCTAAAGTCTTGTTTATGACTGATTCGGATTCATGTAAGTTgtcctttttttctttacttcttaattttataaaactagggaggaaaaatcaaaaaaccATTTCAACGCTGAAATAAGATTTGTTTCAATGAGAAATTTTGTCGTGGTATTACTTTTAGTTATGGATGTATAAATGAATTTTACTCGTTTTGTGCGTACAATTCTCCTTTTATGTTGACAAATTCTGGACTTCTGGTAATTAAGTCATGGTTTATAATTTTGATTATGTAGCATTGctctaatttaatatttgattttatgtTGCAGTGTCAACGGAAGACGAGGAGATCATCCAGGCTGTGGTTTCAGGCTCTGTGCCATCATATTCCCTGGAATCAAAGCTTGGAGACTGTCGCCGGGCGGCGGTTGTTCGGCGCGAGGCTGTTCAGAGGTTGACAGGGAGGTCATTGGAGGGTTTGCCAGTGGGAGGATTTGATTATGAGTCAATATTGGGGCAATGCTGTGAAATGCCAATAGGGTTTGTGCAGATTCCAGTAGGTGTGGCAGGTCCATTGTTGCTTGATGGGAGAGAGTATACTGTGCCAATGGCAACCACAGAAGGGTGCCTTGTTGCCAGTACCAACAGAGGCTGCAAGGCCATCTATGCCTCAGGCGGGGCTACCTCCGTACTCATGAGGGATGGTATGACAAGAGCACCGGTGGTTCGGTTTGCCACCGCCAAGAGGGCTGCACAGCTCAAGTTCTACTTGGAGGATCCTCTCAACTTTGAGTCTATAGCTGTAGTTTTCAACAAGTAATTTTTCTTATCTCATCCTCTTATTGTTCTTAGCAATCCATTTTCAAGTAATTGTTCTTATCTCAGTCTCTTATTGTTCTGCATAGTCCAATTTTTTGTTTCATTGGTAATTATGGCAAATATTTGATGCTTTCCTTCTTTAGTAATAATTGAACCGGAGATTGAATCGGTATGTTAGCAATGTTTTTGGCTTGTTGTTAATGTTAAGctgatgttgaatttgaaagCGTCTAAATATAATATATGGCTATTATATGATTCAATCGGTTCAGAAGATGCTTTCTGTCGGGTTTCTAAGAGTTGAGTATTTCATATTTGTTATGTGAAGATTAGGGAAATGGTGCAAAGAacttaatattttgttttgaagtTTGAGAACtgacaaaaaatattagttgCAGGTCAAGTTGGTGTAAAATTTAGATATTGATAAATGCTTTTGCTTAAATCTAATCTTTGTGTTCACATTTTTTAATGTAAGTTTGTATCTAAGATGATCATGGAATTACCTATGTGGAGCTTTTACCAATTGTTATAAAGGATGGCAAGCTGAAAGTAACAATGAAACTGTTCTTGGTTTATTAATGCTTAATGGGTATGTGCAGGTCAAGCAGGTTTGCTAGGTTACAGAATATTCAGCCTAATATTGCTGGCAAGAATTTGTACATTAGATTTCGTTGCAGCACTGGAGACGCCATGGGGATGAACATGGTTTCCAAAGGTGTCCAAAACGTCCTTGATTTCCTTCAAAGTGACTTCCCGGACATGGAAGTTATTGGAATCTCTGGTAAACATGACCTTTATGTGTTTTTCACCCCTCACTTGCAAACCTACACCGTACTATGTCACAGTTAAACTAGTTGCTAACTTGCCGTGTACCCTGATGCTTGCACCAGGAAATTTCTGCTCGGACAAGAAGGCTGCTGCTGTCAACTGGATTGAAGGTCGCGGTAAGTCTGTGGTCTGCGAGGCTATCATTAAGGAAGAGGTGATAAAGAAGGTGTTGAAAACTAGTGTGGAGTCCCTAGTAGAGCTTAACGTGCTTAAAAACCTTACCGGATCAGCAATAGCTGGTGCTCTTGGCGGGTTCAATGCCCATGCTAGCAACATTGTCTCTGCTATCTACCTAGCCACTGGTCAGGATCCTGCTCAGAATGTGGAGAGTTCCCACTGCATCACCATGATGGAACCAGTGAACAATGGCAAGGACCTTCACATATCTGTCACCATGCCTTCCATTGAGGTACAATCAATTCTAAGGTCTTAAATCAGGGTCTCTTagaatatctttttctaatatTCTTCAATGGAAAAATccatcattttttataattctattGAATACAAGTTATAGTACCATTTGGCACATTTGATCTTTCCTTGCATATATCAGTTATATAATTTTCTCTTAAGGTACGAGAAGATCAGACTTCCTTTGTGTCTGATCTATATTTTGTCTCATGATTCAGGTGGGTACTGTTGGAGGGGGCACACAACTTGCTTCTCAGTCAGCTTGCCTCAATTTACTTGGAGTCAAGGGCGCCAGTAAAGAAACCCCCGGTGCAAATGCTAGGCTACTGGCCGCCATAGTAGCAGGTTCAGTCCTCGCCGGAGAGCTTTCACTCATGTCTGCAATCGCAGCTGGGCAGCTTGTTAAGAGCCACATGAAATACAACAGATCAAGCAGAAATATCACAAATGTTGTATCATGACATGACACCAATGACAGCAGattagttttgaaaaataataaccgCCCAAGCATCTAATATTGGCCCAAAAAAAGTAGCTAGGTAAGATTCAAAGGGCTACTTTCTGTTGATAAATAAAAAGTCATGGACAACTAGTCTCCAAGATAATGTGGTAAGACACAAATAGAGAAAAAGAACACAGGCTGCATTAGATTCAAATGAGTGTGTGCTCCATGTGATGTCTTGTCTCATTTTTTTGAGGCTGTACGGAGAAAGGAGACTTCAATCAATGGGTGGAGGATAAAACAAAGAAGCAGCTACACCTTTGGCATtagttttaattctttttttcttcaagtAATTTATTTCTGTGTTGGGTGCTGTTCTCTAGTTTTAAGCTACTGCCTTAAAGTTGTGATAATTTAGTCTTCAGTACGTTGTAATCTCATCTTTTTATTTGTAAACTTAGCAAGAACTGCCGCAGAATACAGAATATTATTAGCCTGATAGAGATTGGTCTAACTGTGATTGCTGGTgaaatttatgcatcaattatttaattctattttctatCGGATAGTGTTTGCATCGGGAAATTCAAATTATGTTTAAGGTCATGTTTTCACATTAGTATAGACTTATGGTGGAAGATTTAGATCAATTACATCAActtatttcataaataatagaaaatcaaattaggtcttatgtattatttgtttgattgcttgtgaAATTTATGTATCAATTATTTAATACTATCGGATAGTGTTTGCATCGACAAATTCAGATTATGTTTGaggacatgttttcacatcagtataatagaaaatcaaattaggtCTTATAGATTACTTGactgtttttccaaaaataaacaACTAAATTTAGTAGAATTATGCCGCCGTCTGTGGGAATCAAACCCACGACCACGTGGTTAAAAGCCACGCGCTCTACCAGCTGAGCTAAGACggcaattaatttaaaattaagtttaaatattaattacatgtaagattaaattttttttccaccTGCTCCAATTTGAAAAAGCGCTGTCAAACTaaaccaaaatatttttggatctGACGATTTGTAGTGATTAGCAACAGAAACCAACCCCAAATCTCCAGAAgtaattaattttcatttactattatataattattttatttatatcattATATGTCAACACTTATTCGGATGTAAAGATAATTATAATGTGGAGACTTTAGCTGAATTTGTcacttcttttatcttttctgGTTTTTTTAGTTCTTCCCTGTACCCAAAAAAGAAAATCACGACTGAACTCAAGTGACGAGTCCTCTACCAGTCTGGATGCACATCCTTAAATAAAGACACCTAACACTATCATTAAGTAGTTCGATAATCCAACTACACAGTAAGAGGATGCTTCTTACACGTCTTATATGATATATgagtaaaaatataatatacacaAAAGATTATATAACAAGAAATTATAATGTGATGTATGTATAAATTATACTATCTTCTTAGCATAACCAGTCAAAGTATTAATGTGATGAGTGCAATCGTCTAATCTAGAAAAGTGATAGGCATAAAGTCTTGTATGTCTTAGTTTGACACATCTAATAACAATTTGGAAAGCAATGCCTATTGATGAGCTAATCTGATCTCTAATTTTGAAAAGTGATGGgtaaaaacttaggctagtttaTTTAATATAAGAGGCTCTATCTCTGTAATAATAAACGTGAATAAACAGGTCAATTTCGTAGGCACGATACAGTAATGCTTACATTCTTCATGTATTATCAGAAGTCTCTGTTTCTAATTCTATgatagaaattaattaaaaatatatattcgtaaaaataataaatgaaaattgtATAACTGTAATCTTCGAACCTACCATTGTttagattattaattaatgaatccaatctatataaataaatagatgACGAAACGGACTGAtaactatatataatatatatagtctGGTGCAAATGAAAGTCGTGGTACTAATAAATATGCATGGCTCTGCTAATAAAGAGAGCACGTGTTTGATGTTTATTTGGTTTGGAAGAAATTAAACTAccaatattattatttgatcaTAAAGGACAATTAATATATTACCAATCTATGACTCACCACCTTCAATATCGAAGCTAGGTTTCTTGCATCAAGATGGGGTCGCCTGTTATGTCAATTCTCATTATACATGAAAAAGCACTTATTACTGTATGAATTTTAAATATGGATAAATTCTTATTGAATGCTCTGAACTAAAAAGGGTTCGATCTTGTTATGTTTCAATGTCAAGAAGAAGATAATGATGAATAATGTGCTGTCACAATGGCAGTTACATAATTATCACTGTTTTATTAATTAGAAGGACGGATCTTGGAATAGGAATATTATTATGGAATGCTGAAATTGTATGTATGTAGTCTTTTACTCTTTTACCCTGAAAAACCAAACCGATAAAACCATGCAAGAAAGTCACCTCAACTGATAGTAGAATTACTGATTAGTGATTTACTCTGTCTCATTCAGTTATATTAGCGTAATgacttttatattatatatcatagctagttatgttttaattttttaaactttttatttatttgaaatattataaaggTCTACTATGCTGATATGATtgactaatatatttttttaaatatttattttaaggtgaattttatgatattctttttaaaataaagggTAAATTACCCCTTGTGATATATACCTATAATCCGTGATGATAGAAGTCATAAAGACATttgaaaatattctttagaTTCTCAAGTCGTAAACACAGTTAAAGAAATTGTTGTTGATGATGTCAAATACAAGTTTTAAGGGATGGTAAATTTGGATCCTCGTGAGGTTAAAGATATTGTCGTCGATGAGGTGGAGATCAAGTCGAATTCAATTGCAGACAATAGGATTTGCAAGACGAGGTGACAATTATGCACAAGAATTTAATCACTTTCAGGAGACAAAAGTTTTGTGGATAGTGAACTCTAAGGATGTTATCATCATACAGAAGAGGATGGAGGAGGCGTAGTGGGTGTACGCTGAGGTTGGGAAGGAGTTGCGCCTATGTAGCAGAGATTCTCTGTACTTCGGTAGCACAAATGTTGTCACACGTGTAACAAGCTGAATACGTACTTGCACCCTGTTGATGGATTTGTGAGTTCAttgcaaaaaaatttttcaatggTGACAGCCACCACCACTACCATAGACCGGTGGTgttaaactaaatttaaataatcacaaaagaaaaaaagaaaaatagagaatataTACTTAATTGTTATAGTTAACATTTAACTTAATTGTAATTATAAACACTGTATATATCACAAGGAATAATTTACCCTTTATTTTAGAGAAGGTATAATAGCATTCACCTTATTTCAATGCTAGTGTAATAATTCTTTATACtttatcctttttatttatgagatatcaaatatatattttcgtCTCTTATAACACTTAAATAATCGTTgatttaatccattttaaaatattgttattaattttaactaGATCAATGTTAATTTCAATGATTTCTTAATGAAATTTCGTTTTGGAAAAATAcctttagtaaaatttttcatttttcctttaTTATGCAGTTTACCAAAATTTTATGAGTTTTGCattaaaagatattttcatAGAACACAAATTTACTAATGAATTAtacattaataaaatatattttttattattattaaaaatttttagtaaacataataaacaaattatttattgaaggatatttttgtaaaataaaatttaagtaataaaaatttaaaaataacattatcCTAGTTAGAATTAATCAATTAACAATATAAACAAGTTAAGAGATTGTTTAAATGTTATAAATGAAGAGTGTTACTCTGGAAGAAGTTAAGTCGACTATTTTCAGTATGCATTCTTTTAAGGCGTCGGACCCTGATGGATTCTAGGCTTTCTTCTTTAAAAAATACTGAGAGATTGTTGGTTTTGATGTTTGGACTTTGGTTCGTCATGCATTTTCTGGTTTGGATATGGatccaaggatgatggaaacTCTTGTGGTTCTTATTCCGAAGGTAGAAAACCCGATTTCCATGAAAGATTTCCGACTTATTAGTCTCTGTAATGTGGTTTACAAAGTTATAACAAAGGTCCTGGTCAATAGACTTCGTCCCCATCTCAAAGAGATTGTTGGGCCTCTTCAAGGAGGGTTTATCCCGGGAAGAGAAACTCCAGACAACATCATTGTAGCACAAGAGGTTCTCCATTTCATGAAGAAGACAAAGTCAAAAAAAGGCACCCTGGCCTTTAAGATTGATCGGGAGAAAGCGTACGATAGAGTGGATTGGGGATTTTTGAAACAAACCCTTATGAGTTTTGGCTTTCTTTCTCCGACAGTCAATTTGATTATGCGTTGTGTTACTGCTTCCTCCCTGTCTATCCGCTGGAATGGGGATAGATTAAATAGCTTCACTCCGAGCAGGGGTCTTAGGCAAGGAGATCCTATATCATCGTATCTGTTTGTGTTGTGTATGGAGAGATTGTCCTGTTTTATTAATCAACAAGTTGATAAGGGCTTGTGGAAGCCGGTTGCGGTTTCTAGAGGGGGtccaaaaatttttcatttgatGTTTGTCGATGATTTGCTTCTTTTCTGTAAAGCCGAAAAA is part of the Arachis duranensis cultivar V14167 chromosome 1, aradu.V14167.gnm2.J7QH, whole genome shotgun sequence genome and encodes:
- the LOC107475678 gene encoding 3-hydroxy-3-methylglutaryl-coenzyme A reductase 3; its protein translation is MELRRRHVAAAAVAAGESLKIQKHAGDSSIFPLYLTNAVFFGAFFSVAYFLLHRWREKIRTSTPLHVITADESAAIALLVASAVYLFRFFGIGLSRASVDDDLSDEEIIAKEDGRTPGPCPAALSEETAVIPSPIPAKVLFMTDSDSLSTEDEEIIQAVVSGSVPSYSLESKLGDCRRAAVVRREAVQRLTGRSLEGLPVGGFDYESILGQCCEMPIGFVQIPVGVAGPLLLDGREYTVPMATTEGCLVASTNRGCKAIYASGGATSVLMRDGMTRAPVVRFATAKRAAQLKFYLEDPLNFESIAVVFNKSSRFARLQNIQPNIAGKNLYIRFRCSTGDAMGMNMVSKGVQNVLDFLQSDFPDMEVIGISGNFCSDKKAAAVNWIEGRGKSVVCEAIIKEEVIKKVLKTSVESLVELNVLKNLTGSAIAGALGGFNAHASNIVSAIYLATGQDPAQNVESSHCITMMEPVNNGKDLHISVTMPSIEVGTVGGGTQLASQSACLNLLGVKGASKETPGANARLLAAIVAGSVLAGELSLMSAIAAGQLVKSHMKYNRSSRNITNVVS